ACCGGTGTGGTCGGACTTTAAAGGTACTAAGCGGAAACCATTACGCGGATATGCAGCCCTTCCTGATGCAGACACAGAAATGCATGCTGTTAAAATTAAACACGTAATGATAAGTAAAGAAGTAATCCTTTTGTACATTTTTCCTCCCCCCTTTTTTTCATATTTTAATTATACACCATATCTTGACGCTATAAAAATAAAATTAGTTTAAATTTAATAACTAAATTATAATATTATTTTCTGTACATACAAGAAGTAACATTATATAATTAAGTTAGAGGTGGGAATTGAGAAGTTAGAAGTTAGAAGTTAGATGTTAGATGTTGGAAGTGGAAGGTTGGAAGCTGAAAATGAGAAGAGAGAGATGAAATTAAGGTTTAGAAATCTTTTATTAAAATGATAAAAAAATTTTTAATTAAAATAAATTAATAAAGGAGAGTATATGTTATGCTAAAAAAAAGAGGTGTAAAGTTACGCAAAAAACTAACTTTTCTAACGGCATTTATAATGCTGGTATCTTTACTATTACCTTCTTTTGTAATGCAGCCGGTAAGTTTTGCCAGCTCTTCTCCAAGAGAAGGAGATCGGTATTACAACTATGGTGAAGCATTGCAAAAGGCTATTTTGTTTTATAAGGCAAACAGGCTTGGTGACCTGCCGGACGATTACATCTTACCTTACAGGGCAGATGCAGCAATGACAGACGGTCAGGACGTCGGTCTTGACTTAACCGGCGGCTGGGCTGATGCCGGTGACGGAATAAAATTTACCCACACCATCTCATATGCTGCAGCACAACTGGGGTGGGCTGTATATGAATACAGGGATGCATTTAAAAAACTGGGTTTGTTAGAGGAAATATTAGACGAAATAAAATGGGGAACGGACTTTTTGATTAAAGCCAATCCGGAGCCTAATGTACTCTACTATATGTGCGGATATGGAGAGTCTGACCACTCGGTATGGGTTCCTCATGAGTTTTTAGATTATGTAACAGACAGAAAATCATTCAGGCTTGACCCGTCAACGCCAGGTTCTGACGTTGCAGGTATGACTGCAGCAGCACTGGCTATAGCTTCATTAATATTTGAAGAGACAGATCCTGAATATTCACAAAAATGCCAGATGCATGCAGAGAGAATTTTTGATTTTGCTTATACATACCAAGGCAAAAACCCATTAGATATTTTATACCCATCCGGCAGCTATGTGGACGACCTTGCATGGGGCGCTATATGGCTTTATATAAGAACAGGGGAACAGCACTATTTAGACAAGTCCATTTCAATTATGCCTGTTAAAACAATAGGCGGATACCACACCCATTGCTGGGATGATGTAAGCTATGGTGCAGCAATTAAAATTGCCCAGGTGACAAAGGATGAAGAATATGCTTATATGGTGGAAAGAAATTTAGACTTCTTCCTGCCAGGCGGAGGTATAACTTACAGCCCGGGAGGACTTGCATGGCTTTCTCAATGGGGTTCTCTGCGTTATGCCAGCACAGCAGCATTTTTAGCTTTTGTATGGTCTGATGACAAAACCGTTGGAACACTGTCTAAAAAAGATGAGTATAGAAAATTTGCTGAAAGACAGATAAATTACATATTAGGCGACAATCCAAGGGGTGGAAGTTATGTAGTAGGTTTTGGGGAAAATTCTCCTAAGCATCCTCACCACAGGACTGCACATGGTTCATGGGTAAGCATGACAGATGCACCTCCTTTTAGCAGGCATATACTATATGGTGCATTAGTTGGCGGTCCCGATGCAACTGACTACTGGGAAGATAATATAGATGACTATATAATGAATGAAGTGGCAATTGACTACAATGCAGGTTTTGTTGGCGCCCTTGCTAAAATGGTTGACATGTATGGAGGGGAAATACTTGAAAACTGGCCTCAGCCTGAAGACTTCAGGGCACCTGAAGATGATTTGGAAGAGTACTTTGTAAGGGTTTGGAGAATGTATGAAGGTTATGGAACGGTAAATGTGCTTTTCCAAGTTAACAACCGCTCTGCAAGACCGCCGACAGTAAAGGATAAACTTTCTGCCCGCTACTTCATGGACTTAACTGAAGTCTTTGAGGCAGGTCGCGGTTTAGATGCTGTGGAAATTAAGCTTGGTGCCCACGAAGGTGCAACACTTCATGGTTTGGAACACTATTATGGCAATATATATTATTTTACAGTTGATTTTACAGGCACCCCTATTATGCCTGCAGAGTGGAAACTCTGTCAAAAGGAAGCCAATGTGTCCATTAGCTACAAAGACGGTATTGGAAGCCATGAAAATGACTGGTCATATGCAGGAATACATGATAATCCTGACTATGATAATATATCCTTTGCCGGCATGACACCTTTAGTTCCCATATATGATGATGGTGTATTACTTTGGGGTGAAGAGCCTCCAAAAGGTCCGGATGACACTGAACCAACACCTCCAGGAACTGATATTATATATGGTGACCTTAACGGGGATGAAATTGTAGACTCCATAGACTATATGCTTCTTGGAAGGGTTATTTTAGAAATCCCTGTTCAAAATGTGAACTTAGATGCTGCGGACTTAAACGGCGACGGTATTATAAATTCAGCAGACTCCGCTATTTTAAGCAGATACGTACTTGAAATAATAGATAAACTGCCATATAAATAGTTTAAGAAGTATTATCTTTAAGAAGTAAATTCTAAAATAAGAGCCAGGGAAAAATCTTATGTGCCCTGGCTCTTATTTTACCGGCTATTCTTTTGCTATTTAAAACTACCGTTAAAATATACTTATTGATGATAGCATGGATTTAAAAGGATTAACTATTTTTAACACTAAAGATAATAATATTGGGAACAAAGTGTATCCTGTTACAATCCAATATGCAACTTTTTCCATATTTTCGGATACCAACTCGCTTAAGCCTATGTAAGTTAGTATAATTGAAAAAATAGCTGCTCCGGTTAACAGAACTGAAAAATACGGAGTAATTAACATCCCAACTACTAGAACTAATGATGCTATGATTGTTGGAATAATTGATATACCTGAAATAGTTATAAGTGCTTTAATGTCTGTTTTAAATTTAAAGATTTTTGATGTAATAAAATGTGATACAGGAATTAGTAAAAATGATACAAAACAAAAAACTAATGATTGTAAAAACAGCTTAAAATATGGTATCTTTATCTTAAGTCCAAAGAAACTATTCCCTTTGTTGAGGGTTTTGGATGTCATAATAAGAATCATAACAGCAAATAGTAAAGATTGCAGTACTGCAAAAAACAAACCTTTTTTAAAATCATGGTTAACAGCATAGTACTTCATTGAGATTACAGGCTTTTTAATAAAGTCTTTTGAAAATTTAAGCATATCTTTTAAGTAATTTGATGTGTTGTTTATAACTTCTTTTGTTTTTTCAGATGAAAAAAAGCTTTCTTCTCTAGCGCCTTGTGCATTATTGTTTCCACTTAAACCGCTATTGTTTTCCCCCGGCTCAGTACCGGCTCCACTTGAGGCATTAGCACTGCTATTTTCGCCTGAATCTTTTGCAAGATTTATTTTATTGCCTTCTTGTCCCTCACCTTTATTTTCTTCAGGCTTTGCTAGCATAA
The genomic region above belongs to Acetivibrio saccincola and contains:
- a CDS encoding glycoside hydrolase family 9 protein; protein product: MLKKRGVKLRKKLTFLTAFIMLVSLLLPSFVMQPVSFASSSPREGDRYYNYGEALQKAILFYKANRLGDLPDDYILPYRADAAMTDGQDVGLDLTGGWADAGDGIKFTHTISYAAAQLGWAVYEYRDAFKKLGLLEEILDEIKWGTDFLIKANPEPNVLYYMCGYGESDHSVWVPHEFLDYVTDRKSFRLDPSTPGSDVAGMTAAALAIASLIFEETDPEYSQKCQMHAERIFDFAYTYQGKNPLDILYPSGSYVDDLAWGAIWLYIRTGEQHYLDKSISIMPVKTIGGYHTHCWDDVSYGAAIKIAQVTKDEEYAYMVERNLDFFLPGGGITYSPGGLAWLSQWGSLRYASTAAFLAFVWSDDKTVGTLSKKDEYRKFAERQINYILGDNPRGGSYVVGFGENSPKHPHHRTAHGSWVSMTDAPPFSRHILYGALVGGPDATDYWEDNIDDYIMNEVAIDYNAGFVGALAKMVDMYGGEILENWPQPEDFRAPEDDLEEYFVRVWRMYEGYGTVNVLFQVNNRSARPPTVKDKLSARYFMDLTEVFEAGRGLDAVEIKLGAHEGATLHGLEHYYGNIYYFTVDFTGTPIMPAEWKLCQKEANVSISYKDGIGSHENDWSYAGIHDNPDYDNISFAGMTPLVPIYDDGVLLWGEEPPKGPDDTEPTPPGTDIIYGDLNGDEIVDSIDYMLLGRVILEIPVQNVNLDAADLNGDGIINSADSAILSRYVLEIIDKLPYK
- a CDS encoding Yip1 family protein yields the protein MECNNCGKVLQEGENCLCSGETSAAVPEGSSGDEVNKGVMLAKPEENKGEGQEGNKINLAKDSGENSSANASSGAGTEPGENNSGLSGNNNAQGAREESFFSSEKTKEVINNTSNYLKDMLKFSKDFIKKPVISMKYYAVNHDFKKGLFFAVLQSLLFAVMILIMTSKTLNKGNSFFGLKIKIPYFKLFLQSLVFCFVSFLLIPVSHFITSKIFKFKTDIKALITISGISIIPTIIASLVLVVGMLITPYFSVLLTGAAIFSIILTYIGLSELVSENMEKVAYWIVTGYTLFPILLSLVLKIVNPFKSMLSSISIF